In the Malania oleifera isolate guangnan ecotype guangnan chromosome 1, ASM2987363v1, whole genome shotgun sequence genome, one interval contains:
- the LOC131150499 gene encoding uncharacterized protein LOC131150499 isoform X1, with the protein MGTNGSSSRRRSSSSLKKKRSKNPSEVRKRKSSRRNRPGKLRRCDDSISYSDEDDSGSSRSSVSYSSSSSEYDRRRRRSRSRTRGNVKSRKRDRTLSSSRENLIRDKKRKGSRRNINSDARKKIKSDARKKSSKKKPRRDVSLSSASSSSWSSSSSSDEGEFERLRGRTGRKERDKRREGKVNSGTKRIRYRSRSPSSRSRYSNGSGHHSEERLMIENSSRRLKSVITFAKEADENEGRELDEDEGKEEMIYDHDDYPCRSGDSNDGGSKKDTAYNSYVASEKRRQVENDKGTEAFFSEIRSTGNESGKGSGDKHEGSNHSLDFVQADNPSEENKREVPSEMHNPNVDDLESILRRKALENLRKFRIQTNTKAPAKQKDMSDSNVKQLSPAKAELGRWKPPQDDDIRVGGTAPAVDHAISPKMRADSFSSSQNEGKILEVKRRIIKSVVAKEDIVSPTDQKDVSGNIKEKMISTAGAITGKSELGTVSLRQKSSSTYSAIKQVPTSHISKENLLATKSSVDNSLIETAQTVPHSSNNNDLEVSNASGSAVPKPSSCLKSALGECNTKDETKEGSQFEQKTMSVMRGGEMVQVSYKVYIPKKAPALGRRQLQR; encoded by the exons ATGGGAACGAACGGTTCTTCCTCCAGGAGAAGGTCTTCTTCTTCTCTCAAGAAAAAGCGCTCCAAGAATCCCTCTGAG GTTCGAAAAAGGAAGAGTAGTAGGAGGAATAGACCTGGGAAGTTACGTCGTTGTGACGATTCCATTTCATATTCTGATGAGGATGATTCAGGAAGTTCGAGAAGCTCGGTGTCCTATTCATCTTCTAGTTCTGAGTATGATCGGAGAAGGAGAAGGTCTCGGTCTCGCACTCGAGGGAATGTAAAGAGTAGGAAGAGGGATCGAACGCTTTCTTCTAGCAGAGAAAATTTAATCCGtgataagaaaagaaaagggtcGAGGAGAAATATCAATTCGGATGCGAGGAAAAAAATCAAATCGGATGCGAGGAAAAAATCTTCCAAGAAAAAGCCTAGGAGAGATGTGAGTCTTAGTTCTGCGAGCAGTAGTTCCTGGAGCTCTTCCAGTAGTAGCGATGAGGGTGAATTTGAGAGGCTGAGAGGGAGAACTGGTAGAAAGGAAAGAGACAAAAGAAGGGAGGGAAAGGTTAATAGTGGAACAAAAAGGATCAGATATCGGTCCAGGAGTCCATCTTCACGCAGCAGATACAGCAATGGTAGTGGTCATCATAGTGAGGAGAGATTGATGATTGAGAATAGTTCAAGGCGACTGAAGTCTGTTATTACTTTTGCAAAAGAAGCAGATGAAAATGAGGGGAGGGAATTGGATGAAGATGAGGGCAAAGAGGAGATGATCTATGATCACGATGATTACCCTTGCAGAAGTGGTGATAGTAATGATGGGGGCAGCAAGAAAGACACTGCTTATAATTCGTATGTTGCATCTGAGAAGAGAAGGCAGGTGGAAAATGACAAAGGGACTGAAGCTTTTTTTTCTGAGATCAGAAGCACCGGGAATGAGAGTGGAAAGGGTAGTGGGGATAAACATGAGGGAAGTAATCATAGTCTAGACTTTGTTCAAGCAGATAATCCTTCTGAGGAAAATAAGAGGGAGGTTCCTTCTGAGATGCATAATCCAAatgttgatgatttagagtcaaTTTTAAGACGAAAGGCTTTGGAAAATCTAAGGAAGTTCCGTATCCAAACAAACACAAAGGCTCCTGCTAAACAAAAAGATATGAGTGACAGTAACGTGAAGCAGTTGTCCCCTGCAAAAGCTGAGTTGGGACGATGGAAGCCCCCACAAGATGATGACATTAGAGTTGGAGGCACAGCCCCAGCAGTTGATCATGCCATTTCACCTAAAATGAGAGCAGATTCATTTTCGTCTTCACAAAATGAGGGCAAGATTCTGGAAGTGAAACGCCGTATCATTAAATCTGTAGTTGCTAAGGAGGATATTGTTTCTCCCACAGATCAGAAGGATGTCTCGGGTAATATCAAAGAAAAAATGATTTCCACTGCTGGCGCAATTACTGGTAAATCAGAACTAGGTACTGTTTCTTTGAGGCAAAAATCATCGAGTACTTACTCCGCCATAAAGCAAGTACCCACTTCACACATTTCTAAAGAAAACCTGTTGGCTACTAAGAGTAGTGTAGATAATAGCTTGATTGAAACTGCACAAACTGTTCCCCATAGTAGCAATAACAATGATTTGGAAGTCAGTAATGCCAGTGGTTCTGCTGTTCCCAAACCTTCGTCTTGCCTTAAATCTGCACTTGGGGAGTGTAATACTAAAGATGAAACCAAGGAGGGCTCACAATTTGAACAGAAAACAATGTCTGTAATGCGGGGAGGTGAAATGGTACAG GTGAGCTACAAGGTTTACATCCCAAAGAAAGCCCCTGCTTTAGGTAGAAGGCAACTCCAGCGATAA
- the LOC131150499 gene encoding uncharacterized protein LOC131150499 isoform X2 has protein sequence MGTNGSSSRRRSSSSLKKKRSKNPSEVRKRKSSRRNRPGKLRRCDDSISYSDEDDSGSSRSSVSYSSSSSEYDRRRRRSRSRTRGNVKSRKRDRTLSSSRENLIRDKKRKGSRRNINSDARKKIKSDARKKSSKKKPRRDVSLSSASSSSWSSSSSSDEGEFERLRGRTGRKERDKRREGKVNSGTKRIRYRSRSPSSRSRYSNGSGHHSEERLMIENSSRRLKSVITFAKEADENEGRELDEDEGKEEMIYDHDDYPCRSGDSNDGGSKKDTAYNSYVASEKRRQVENDKGTEAFFSEIRSTGNESGKGSGDKHEGSNHSLDFVQADNPSEENKREVPSEMHNPNVDDLESILRRKALENLRKFRIQTNTKAPAKQKDMSDSNVKQLSPAKAELGRWKPPQDDDIRVGGTAPAVDHAISPKMRADSFSSSQNEGKILEVKRRIIKSVVAKEDIVSPTDQKDVSGNIKEKMISTAGAITGKSELGTVSLRQKSSSTYSAIKQVPTSHISKENLLATKSSVDNSLIETAQTVPHSSNNNDLEVSNASGSAVPKPSSCLKSALGECNTKDETKEGSQFEQKTMSVMRGGEMVQVSYKVYIPKKAPALVA, from the exons ATGGGAACGAACGGTTCTTCCTCCAGGAGAAGGTCTTCTTCTTCTCTCAAGAAAAAGCGCTCCAAGAATCCCTCTGAG GTTCGAAAAAGGAAGAGTAGTAGGAGGAATAGACCTGGGAAGTTACGTCGTTGTGACGATTCCATTTCATATTCTGATGAGGATGATTCAGGAAGTTCGAGAAGCTCGGTGTCCTATTCATCTTCTAGTTCTGAGTATGATCGGAGAAGGAGAAGGTCTCGGTCTCGCACTCGAGGGAATGTAAAGAGTAGGAAGAGGGATCGAACGCTTTCTTCTAGCAGAGAAAATTTAATCCGtgataagaaaagaaaagggtcGAGGAGAAATATCAATTCGGATGCGAGGAAAAAAATCAAATCGGATGCGAGGAAAAAATCTTCCAAGAAAAAGCCTAGGAGAGATGTGAGTCTTAGTTCTGCGAGCAGTAGTTCCTGGAGCTCTTCCAGTAGTAGCGATGAGGGTGAATTTGAGAGGCTGAGAGGGAGAACTGGTAGAAAGGAAAGAGACAAAAGAAGGGAGGGAAAGGTTAATAGTGGAACAAAAAGGATCAGATATCGGTCCAGGAGTCCATCTTCACGCAGCAGATACAGCAATGGTAGTGGTCATCATAGTGAGGAGAGATTGATGATTGAGAATAGTTCAAGGCGACTGAAGTCTGTTATTACTTTTGCAAAAGAAGCAGATGAAAATGAGGGGAGGGAATTGGATGAAGATGAGGGCAAAGAGGAGATGATCTATGATCACGATGATTACCCTTGCAGAAGTGGTGATAGTAATGATGGGGGCAGCAAGAAAGACACTGCTTATAATTCGTATGTTGCATCTGAGAAGAGAAGGCAGGTGGAAAATGACAAAGGGACTGAAGCTTTTTTTTCTGAGATCAGAAGCACCGGGAATGAGAGTGGAAAGGGTAGTGGGGATAAACATGAGGGAAGTAATCATAGTCTAGACTTTGTTCAAGCAGATAATCCTTCTGAGGAAAATAAGAGGGAGGTTCCTTCTGAGATGCATAATCCAAatgttgatgatttagagtcaaTTTTAAGACGAAAGGCTTTGGAAAATCTAAGGAAGTTCCGTATCCAAACAAACACAAAGGCTCCTGCTAAACAAAAAGATATGAGTGACAGTAACGTGAAGCAGTTGTCCCCTGCAAAAGCTGAGTTGGGACGATGGAAGCCCCCACAAGATGATGACATTAGAGTTGGAGGCACAGCCCCAGCAGTTGATCATGCCATTTCACCTAAAATGAGAGCAGATTCATTTTCGTCTTCACAAAATGAGGGCAAGATTCTGGAAGTGAAACGCCGTATCATTAAATCTGTAGTTGCTAAGGAGGATATTGTTTCTCCCACAGATCAGAAGGATGTCTCGGGTAATATCAAAGAAAAAATGATTTCCACTGCTGGCGCAATTACTGGTAAATCAGAACTAGGTACTGTTTCTTTGAGGCAAAAATCATCGAGTACTTACTCCGCCATAAAGCAAGTACCCACTTCACACATTTCTAAAGAAAACCTGTTGGCTACTAAGAGTAGTGTAGATAATAGCTTGATTGAAACTGCACAAACTGTTCCCCATAGTAGCAATAACAATGATTTGGAAGTCAGTAATGCCAGTGGTTCTGCTGTTCCCAAACCTTCGTCTTGCCTTAAATCTGCACTTGGGGAGTGTAATACTAAAGATGAAACCAAGGAGGGCTCACAATTTGAACAGAAAACAATGTCTGTAATGCGGGGAGGTGAAATGGTACAG GTGAGCTACAAGGTTTACATCCCAAAGAAAGCCCCTGCTTTAG TTGCGTGA